A region of the Montipora foliosa isolate CH-2021 chromosome 8, ASM3666993v2, whole genome shotgun sequence genome:
AACTCCTTCGCGCGCTAATTTGCATCATAAAAAGACGTCCGAGTTCGAGTCAGGCATTTTATCctgaacatttgcttcaacatacGTTCGATTTTGTTGCACAGCGATGATGAAACCGTTtgctccccctccccctttcaatcgtgttgaaacatgttgaaacgaagttgaaccgatgttgaatgagtttcaAAGCGTGTTGAAACGGtttgcccaccccagcagtcaacatcgtgcaacaaaatcgaaaggatgttgaagcaaattcTAAAGCCGTTTGcccgagttttttttttttttaatcgaaatgagaaaatgtttgcataagAATATAACGCAGTAGACCAATTCGGGTAACTCAATGtagtacccaattcaaatctctaggGGTTAAGATGCTTTAAGATGCTCTAGGGGTTAAGATGCATGATACTGTAGCATTGACATTTAAATGAAATGGTAAcgcttggaacaaaacgttttattcccaaaggatttgaattgggtacaacattgagttagccgaattggtctattcccTCAGGATTAGTTTAAGACACGAACATTGCAACTTTGACGTCTTTTCAAGAGACTCAGCGTTTATTCGGAGACGGCCTCCGTTAAAGAAGAGTCTTAAGGACGGAAAGAAGTGGATGAACGGTTACGCAGTTTCATCGCAGAAATATCGTTTTATACCGAGATTGaatcattttcaacgcaacattcTGGTTTCTAATCAGTCCGATTCTTTCCATCAGCGTTGAGAATAACAAATAGTCTGGATGGTTTTAAAACTGCGAGCAGCCGTAGCATTCAGTTGCTCAATTCAGACATTTCATTGGTCAATTCAATTCGGCAATCCAATCATTCAATTCGTTATTTAACCATTCAATtaggcaattcaaacattcaattcgttAATCAAATATTTTGTTCCGAATTGAATAAATTGCAAGATAGAATGCTTGAATTGAAGGTTTGGTTcagaacaagtttgaattttggccGGGATGGATAGCCATACTGGGCAAGCACTAGAAGTTAATTGTGCGTGATGTTGAAAGGGTGTCGCTAtgttgttggtttttcaggcgatatacatgtacaatgcaaTATAAATATACAAACATACATAATCTGTGACACTTCTTCGAGCGTGGAGCAAATCCACACTACGTCTTTGCATAATCGGCGGACTCTCTAATTCCCCATTACCCGTGTGCGCATCGTGATTATGATGTTCATTTTGTAAGCTATCAATCTGCTCCATaatttccttttcttcctcGCTGACTGCTTCCAAATTTCCTGTATCTTCCTTCACCTTCTCTTTTTCACTCGCCAGATTCTGATTTGTTTGCCCCAACTGTTCTGATATATTCTTTAATGCCGCTTGTCCTGTTGCTAGCAGTTTGGTGATCTCACTGATTTCGGTTATTTTCTGATTTATGGTGTCCCTTAGCTTTTCGTTCTTCAGTTGGAGATCTTTTATCGCTTGAACGTGTTTCGTACTCTCTTCTGCAACCCGCTCAGACTGGTCTGCGAGACTTTTCTTCAAGATTTGAAGATCTTCCTGTAaggtttgtttttcttgttcatGATCTTGACTTATCTCTTCAATTCTCTTGCTCATTTTCAGAACTTCCTTATCCAAAATTAGTTTCTCTTCTGTGATTGAATCCCTGTCACTTGTTACGAAGTAAAGCTCTTCTTCCAGTTCCACGCAGCGAGAGCAAGACCCATCTGCAAGATGTAAAAGAAACATCACCCTTCACCCATACGTCATCCTCGAAAACCTAATCTAGGGGCAGCCAATCGAGGCGGATGAAAcacagcaacctcgttcccagggtctttcatctCCCCACCCCAGAGGGAGCGAGGGAAGAAAGACCCTAGTTCAGGCTGGTTACGTGTCTTAGGGACACGAAAATGTATTCTTTTTCACATATTGCCAGCGCTGCactttggcaatttttccaCCTTGGGATGGGTCCACACTTTTCCGAATATTGTCGTCGCTGGTGTTTGTGACAGCCCAAATGAAGCTTAAAGCCTTGGCTGGAGCTTAGGTAGATCAGCCGCCATGTTTTTCAGCAATCTTCAATGTTCTATCTCGCATAGCAGCTATTGAAATTTTAATCCTAAGCCAAAACAAGTAAATTGCTTGGAAACAGTTTATTATTGTAGAAACGGGGTTGCTGTTTTAACCGCGGGGTACGGAAAATACATTATTTTTCTCCTATTGCCAGTGCCGCTGTTTGGTAGCATTGTAAATAAGAACTCTCATAAGTTAATGAACTTACTACCACCGAAGACCAACTCCTATACTGTAGTAGTGGGTTGAGAAAGAAAAGGACCTTTCAGTTACCAAGCCTTAAGACCAATCGTACCAGAAATTCTTTCGTTTTTAACTATGCTGGTAGATACTATAATTAACTTGCCAAAAGGAACAAGCTTAATCTATCTTCTTattgtgaatgaatgaatggtttATTAGATTTATgcatatttatatattttagatTATTGTATATTAGTTTATTATCTTATATTTTATATTGTACACGTCATTCAGTCTCACAACTGCGAGTTGTTCTTTTAATAAacgatttatctatctatctatctatctatctatctatctatctatctatctatctatctatctatctatctatctaatctTTCCCTTTTGTTGGGAGCTCAGGAATTTACGACCGTGGCTTCCCGTTCCtgtggttgttttttttgtcatcTCCCAGACTCTCACTtgaccagcctgaaccagggtctttaTTCCCTCGTTCCCTTTGGGGTGGGGAGATGAAAGACTATTGGAACGAGGTTGAGTTTTCAGGATCAGACGAAAGATTAGAGGCTCTGTACTGGGAAACACACCATTTCCAAATGAATGAAAGGGttcgtttctgaaaaaaaactGCGGGTGCTGCAGCGGTGGGgaatgaaacaattttttttttccatcaaaTGAGTATAAAAtggtaaagaaagaaagatttgTGAGCTTACCAGTTTCGAGAGTTAACCCTCCGTCAGAGCAAATTAAGGAATCGCAGGTTGTTAGTGATTTGTGGAGCCGGGATATAGAGGATCTTTGCCATTGGTGGCACCATGGTGGCGTGAATACACGGATAAATTAAAGGAAAACGCTCATTCTGCAGGCATTAAGAGTGAAGTGGTCACAGTGGTGATAGGTCACTCgagttgaaaaatatttcactcgttagcttcgctcactcgtgaaatatttttcaacactcgaagagaaatttcgtatctccgcgcggccatgtaatatcttcAATAAGTGAAATGGACATGACCAAATGGTAAAACTTTACTAGAAATGTACAATGTGCCGAGGAGCCAAGAGATGTCCCAGAATCAACAAAGTTCTCCGCTGAGCCAATGCTACGAGGATCTGAAAACATCCGATGGCCACCCAGGACTTTTAACTAAAAAGACCGTGAACTCCTTTAGCGAATACTGACGTCTTTCTATGTACTGTGCAGAGTTAATTGAGTTTCTTTGTCCATATTTGTTAGTACCATTTCAAGTAGCCAATCATCACGAACATAGTTTGTATACAAATAGGAAGAGTGTCATAATAGCATGTATTTACAATAGCTACAATAGCATGTATGACACATTTGCTGTTGTAGCAGCCTATGGACCTTTCAACGGTTTAAATATGCGTATCGAGTTGTGAAACGATGTTGGGAAGCTCACTTTTTGGCTCTGGCCATCCCTTCTGAATCGCGGCCTTTAATTATTTTCGTCCATTTCGGCATTTCGTTGAATCCACTGTAGTCTTGCTTCTGATACAGGCAAATATACTTTATCATGTTGATAGTCTCAAATTCTGATTCCTTTCTTTCTCTAGCTGGAAGAAAGGCTCTTGTAAGAGTGTCTGCTAGGAACACGGCTATCGAAAAATCTTACTGTACGGTGAACTGAGAGACGGTGCAAGATTCGTAGGAGGACAAAATTTACGGTAGTGTAAGGATACGTTGAAGAAGAAGTCTGAAAATAGCAAATGTGCCAGTGGATGACTCGGAAGTATATAAGCGGAAGAAATGGAAGAAAGTAATCTACCAATTGACAGAGGTTATAGATATTAAGCGAGAAGAAGAGTACCAGAATCGACAGTACACTTGGCATGGGTTTTTAAAGTCAACCATAGTGTTGAATAGATGTGGAAGAAATTTCTTATCGAATGCCGGCTTGGCATCGTCTGCGATGGACAGCCTACCGGTACATATGCTAGGAACATCTTGTTTccataataataacataataataactttatttatcgaGCTTGGGAAAAATATAAGtagatttacatgtaaaataagcATATATCAAAAAGCATGAATTAAGATTTTTAAGGTGactccttagtaatagaagttttcgtaagattttttttaaacgtttctcgattgttcccttcATTATGGTGACCCGAAACTTTGTGCAATTGAAAAAATacgtcaccaagctcgtttgcgagatataacttgctcaagttactcatttaatcattgcgacttcatctattAAGGACAAGTTTGCTCCATCGGTCCACGCTACGTTTttcaggaacaggaagcacagctttgacgtaattcttaaaatgaaaaaacaggtgtattgtgttgttcaaaaggaataattgaATGTCTGTTTTATGGCACGggcacacgtcttgaaaaggcactgactacaaatattcctcgggtgctacgaatacttttttccctGTAACGTTTTTTgctaagtaatttttttttcaatttacggCACAAAgaggagtaagagaataaaattatgccaaaaaaaaagataggtcaccaacctcgttaacgaaaaaacagaaagcaaccCAAGCTCGACCCtttcgacaacacgtctccccgatggcacggtttcactttcactctcggactgaaatgacacttaagcatcatcaaggctatcactcgactttttgtttttgcGTGGGTCTAAATAGGGTCTTGTTTTGCTCTCTACTGCTGTGCTctaaaaacggccattctttTTTCTAGCGACCTTTCCCgcacgaaaggtcgccattttgaaatgcttttggccacgttcgatatatcaatattcacacatggctacgagtcttgTTGCTCTAGGTATAAATAAGTTCATATGTCTTTTATTGCCTGATCTTGGTATTTTTACATTAATTTCTTGATTTGTTCTAAGGCTATAGTTCCTATTTGCATGTGTACTAATAAATACTTGATTAGGGTGTTCAGCAGTGTTCAATGTTCTTTCAAGTTCTCGTCTTTCATCCAATGATGATAGGGTTGATCTTGCAGCACCAATGATGTCCAGGCACTGACCAGACTACTGTTTTGTACTCCTTGGAGGTCATCTGCAAGGTATTCGGACAGTCCGCCCCAAACCGGTGACGCATATTCCAAGAGAGGACGAATTTTAGAACAGTAAGTAGTCAAGCCGACTTCCAATGGCATACCTGCTTTTCGTAGATAGTTAAGtcttttgtttgcctttttgaCAGTTTGTTCAATGTGGTATTTCCAACCCAGATTATTTGGGTGCCATACTCCAAGTAATTTAAATTTAAGTACTCTTTCCAGATACACATCTTTGATATACAGAGCGTCGGGTTCACTTGGCGATTTCTGGAAAGAGGTCTACAAATCCTTCGTCTTTGTTGGATTCAACATCATCTTGTTTTCTATTGACCAGCTCTGAATACCGTCAAGCACTTTATGCAGGTTAGATTCACTATCGTTTGGGATACATTCAAACACGGCACAGTCATCTGCATATTTACACATCATTCCTCGTTCAAGAAGTTCCTCTGGTATGGAATCATGAAAGTCGTCGATAAAGATGTTAAATAATAGCGGTGGTATTACAGAGCCTTGTGGAACTCCTGCCGGACATGCTTTAGATGTTGATAGTAAACCCGAATGCTCTACTCGTTGGGATCTACTTTCCAGGAAGCTTTGGATCCAGAGCCAAACCTCTAGGTCATACTCCTGTAAGCGAATAATGATGCCTTGCAATCTCCTTAGGGCACGATGTAAAGGTTTCTTCAAAATGGGCTGCAGGGTCTTGTGGTCGCTGAAGTGTAAACTTCTCCATGGCAAAAACGACTGCTAACTTCTTCCCGATCTGTGCTTATGAAGCCTCAGTTTTAGTCAACGCTCTACTTGCAAAGGCAATTGGTTGTCCAATTTGAATCAGGGACGCCAGGAtcggagcccatgagtaggagttTGCTTCTCCCCCacacaagccctatgagtcaacctttgctcgtatctttctattcTTAGAACACCTCAAGTGCTTgggctctgcacgcactgtttaaaatggccaatcagaatagagTTATTTtgaaacgaagacaaaaatatcaaaagtaatgcatgcaaattgtgcaaattgacgtaaattgatgtaaatgtgagccTCCAGCTAAAGGGacttaacggggtttgaacccatgacctttaTGCCCATCTGCTCAGACTTCTGAATGAAATGATTCAGGTTTCTAATCGCGCTCAGCTTCGCGCTTGCCATAAATGAGTACGTCATCAGCATTGCATATCACAGACCCTGTAATTCCTGGTGAAGGTGCTAGCTATACTGAAATATCTCGCTACTTGCAGGCCATAAGgtgaaaataataatactaattgacagtgctaatcaccctttacttgcagtattgaggactgaattgcgaagggcacgatatcgggctgaaagcatacaaaggcgcctctggttGCCGCTAtgcagtccatgtttgatgtcggagcacagcaccgcagctagatgttaattagctgcgAGTCAATTTTGGTgaggggggaaaaccggagtacccggagaaaaaccctcgagtcaggttgagatcgactgaaactcagccgaCATGCAGGCcggggccagagttgaaccctgGTCGCGGTGGTGGGAGgctcgatagataaccactaagccaccttGACTCCAAAGGTGGCAAAGGCATAAGATGGCAAATTTCTTTAAAGCCATAAGATGGCGAAGGTTGTCAGGAGACTTGACTCGTCATTTAATTCCAGATGTCAAAAGGCAGAAGCAAGATCAACTTTAGTTACACTCGAGCGTCATCTGAATCCAGGAGCAAGTCATTAATGACAGGTATTTGGTATATTTCTCTTTTTAGAGCAGCATTCAACGGCTTCGGATCAATGTAGACCCTAAGCTCACCAGACTTCTTAACTGCAACCACGAACTGGCTTACCCACTCGGTGTGCTGGTCAACAGGAGTGATAACCTTGAGATcgtgcaatcttttaagctccGCCATGAATTTTTCTCTGGACCCATCTTCTCGGCAGCATTTAATCCTAACAACGGAGTTAGGTGCTGTTCGACAACAAGGAACCTCACTTTACTCTTTGAGTTGTTTCGGGGGTTCCCAACTGGAAGTGCATACATTCCCATAAGCTTGACCTTGGTGCTATTCCACATGACCAGGAACTGGGAACAAGGAGACGGCTTGAATTTTAACCACACTAATTTCTTCACGCTCTTCACGGCTCTCATTTGCATAAAGGGTCCCGGATGTCTTTTTACATCTCCTGGCAAAGTGATTCTCCTCGTTGAGCCTTCAGTACAGACTTTACCCAAGGTGGCAAGGAACCGTTTTCTATCCGAGGCATGCTCATAACCACAGAATTTCTTGTGTCGCGCTTATCTCGTCAAGTGAGGGAAAGTCTTATTTTGGGTTTCCTTACTCAAACGATGACCATTCAAATTTGAAATGGGAATTGTCTCCGTCTGTTTTACAGATCTAGATCAATCTGGCGTAGAGCAACAGTGATTTAAAGATCGTGGATGCGCTTCCcaacctggtcagagttttaCTTGAGTGGTCCATTTCTACGTCAAGGGATAACGTTCAGATGGATTCGATGGGTTAAGGTGGCTCCATATGGTTCAGTTAGCGGTTCTTTTGGTGCGCGCTATTAGCCGCTTTCCACGGGAAATTTCGCTTTGCTCGTAATCGCACCTCTCTCAAGTCTATGTAAATAAACTTCTAAAATATTCTCTAAAGATAGGTTGTTTACATTGTTTAGTTTGCTTTTCTTACATTTCCTTCGGTGAAAATTTCCTAAACTTTGACATTACATCACATTTGTCCAGAGGAATCTTTTGAGTGCCAAAAAATAGGGGTTACAAAGGTAATTCCGTCGCTTTTAGTCGCTTTTAgcgaatttgtatttttttagcTCCAGCACATTCTAAAATCATTTCAATCAGCTGAGACACCCCTTACTGGATATAACTTGATCTCAAGATTGACCGGCCCCTTACTGGCTTGATAGCACAGTTGCAAGAGCAAATGCAGCGCCGCAAACGCAGGGTGTTCTCGTTCAAGCCTGGATCCGGATGTTTCCATGCTAGATAAAAACCTTTTCAGTTTCTTGTCTAACTGCAGTGATGATCTTAAAATTCTTACTTACCTGTATGTCCATTCCGCAGTTAAAGTAAGAAGATTTtcatatattttaaaataagttttgaatttgaaatCAGTAGAGAAGAAAGTATAATGATCGTTTATGATGTGAGCAACCGTCATAAATAGATAGCAGCACTTATCAGTCAGGGGGGCAAAGCTGTTTTACCCATTAAGGCCAGTTTTGAAGTTAGTTTTGCTAACTAATTGTGATATGTTCAGACAAAAAGTGTCATGCTCCAGAAAAAGCTACCGGTCAACTAAAGAGTACTCATGACAAACCCCACGTCAGACGATGAATACCTGAACTTTGTTGAAATGTCCTTTCTTAACGAGATGATACAGGTTGGAAACTCAAGAAAAGCTTCAGACGAGAAGGTACATTTTACCATCTGGTAAATTTGCTTTCAAGGGATTGTGCAACGAGCCCTGTGCCTTAACTGAAACATGCAAAGAAATATCATTCTAGCCTTAGACAAGAATGTGCTGCAGAGGATTcgaatcaacctcgttcccagggtctctcttctctgcctccttcgAGGTTGGATTCTAATAAGCTTTTCAGGGTTGTCGACCCCGGCCACTCTGCAAGGGACGGTCAGACAATTTACTTCCGCCTCACGTCAGTGAAAATCAGTGGCTTTGGGCGAGATCTAATGCTGAACAATTTTACTTATCAAAGAGGCCATTAAAAGTTTCGATGTGTAACCTCCCGCCCTGCGATCCCCTCTCTTGATAGTTGcgcttacccccccccccccccccccacttttttGCGGGGTAAAAACACAAAACATCTCGGTTTATGCCTTCCGTGAAACCCTTATGGAAGCGCTTGCAGCGCAGGCTATGTTGAGCCCTGCTGCTCGCATTAGTTGTCCCATTCCTCGGTGTTCTCATATCACACCGACTCTAAAGAAGGAAAACTAATTTCTACGTAGATCAAATTTTGTCATATTCCGCCCTTCTAGTACACCTACATAACAAGAAACGTTGCCTAAAGTTATAGTTATCTGCACTGTGCTCAGGAAGTTAATCGCGTGACTATGGAACTTATCATAGTGGTATTCTAGGTGCTGCCGTTatcttttcttaaaattaatataTACCAAAAAGAAGAGGCTGCAGATAGCCTACACTTTGCTCGAAGGTATTTTAGCCGATTTCCTTTagagttcacagtatttcagtgatTACCTTGGTCAATACCTAGTTCAATTTCGTTGTCTAAAGTCCAAActccaaagtccacattccgtgaCCGAACCATATGGTTAAGTGCCACCGTAAAATAGTTCTTCACATTTAAAGTTTAAGGCGTTGGTTCCAATAAAAACCAGCAAACAtatgctttacaagtttcttcGTTGatatttaataaaaatatttaatgcTTTAAAAAAT
Encoded here:
- the LOC137967308 gene encoding tropomyosin-like isoform X2, with protein sequence MEMDEMHRKILDDHRRYLIRNLEPMKLLPYLNTVLDESDRQEIEQEPTVEKKVVKLLDMLPKRGPDAFDAFIKALEEKQKFIAHCLKQETDGSCSRCVELEEELYFVTSDRDSITEEKLILDKEVLKMSKRIEEISQDHEQEKQTLQEDLQILKKSLADQSERVAEESTKHVQAIKDLQLKNEKLRDTINQKITEISEITKLLATGQAALKNISEQLGQTNQNLASEKEKVKEDTGNLEAVSEEEKEIMEQIDSLQNEHHNHDAHTGNGELESPPIMQRRSVDLLHARRSVTDYGS